DNA sequence from the bacterium genome:
TCAATGCCTCCTCTAACACTTCTGGCTTTTTACAAGCAACCGGTCTCCTTGAAGGGAAGTTCATAGATAACAACCCATTATCTAAATGTTCCACAGTTAAAGGGCCACTTTGAGATTCAAAAGTCACAGTGTTATCTTCAATCAATTTTTCTTCGAATAAAACGAACGCACCTCCTAATGTAGCATGTCCACATAAATCCACTTCTATCTTTGGTGTAAACCATCTGATTTTGAACTGACCATCTCTTTTCATTATAAATGCAGTTTCTGACAAGTTATTTTCTGACGCTATGCTTTGCATCGTGTTATCATCAAGCCACTCTTCAAGAATACAAACAGTTGCCGAGTTGCCTGAGAAGACTTTACTTGTAAAGGCATCAACTTGATATATCGGAATATTCATGTGATTTCCTGATTTCTAACCTTATATTATACTGCCTATTGGCAGTTTTATAT
Encoded proteins:
- a CDS encoding PhzF family phenazine biosynthesis protein, translated to MNIPIYQVDAFTSKVFSGNSATVCILEEWLDDNTMQSIASENNLSETAFIMKRDGQFKIRWFTPKIEVDLCGHATLGGAFVLFEEKLIEDNTVTFESQSGPLTVEHLDNGLLSMNFPSRRPVACKKPEVLEEALSTNVVTTLASRDLLVILENEEKVSNLLPNLELLSKIEEYMGVIVSARGNKVDFVSRFFAPNAGIPEDPVTGSAHCTLIPYWSEQLKKDKLHALQLSPRGGELFCENLSERVVIKGKAAMYMKGEIYI